In Antennarius striatus isolate MH-2024 chromosome 10, ASM4005453v1, whole genome shotgun sequence, one DNA window encodes the following:
- the f8 gene encoding coagulation factor VIII isoform X1, whose translation MDDMFLLLVVLMIRWSGGQVQQPAAAVREYYIAAVEIGWDYTHLDDADPASDQRKRYKDMPQKYIKAVYREYLDATYTVPKTRPEWTGILGPVIVAQAGERVVVHFKNLASQPYSISPVGITYWKQSEGVGYDDSTGGQEKEDDAVFPGGYFEYVWDISPKDGPTTSDPECLTYSYSSQVDTVRDMNSGLIGALLICKTSAFTENGLRKNPAFVLLFAVFDETKSWYGEVGERRSSENFKRGNNRKEYHTINGYVNSTLPGLKMCQGRTHVTWHLIGMGTAPEIHSIQFQHHSLEVLSHRKVTMEMTPMTFITAEMRPAVVGRFLISCRIHDHQYYGMNAIFTVEKCPDPVLIPGPDLRNVKHNDEDYGNDYSDDYSYELSEDLFNTINYQPKKPLFQARGSRGDQFKTWEHYIAIEEVTWDYAPHLKPTDSEFQSRYFKPAPHHLEYKYKKAVYVEYTDASFTQRKNPARTLLGPLLKGKVNDEIIITLRNLASRPFNIYPNGLTRIHLVQRDTPGAEKDLRSMGVSPNETLTYVWRLTPDDGPLNEDPQCLTQLYQSTVSPERDLASGLVGTLLICKNNAIDTRGRLFGPDKEWSIIFAVFDENKSWYIKENMLQSKKNPCNTTDPSFYNSNVIYSVNGIMFSGRQFVICKTDVAFWHVANVGTQSDFLSVYFTGNLFQYQDLYQSVLTLFPMTGVTVTMEPDVMGEWEISAFDGSLRSRGMSIYYTVRPCDNGDLPLVDHDTDEDDISEFIDQLDLQPRGKSPQNRTIWIRVCNKTLINNTQSVNISGQNVTDSKTEGTGVEGQPGCQLKKVTVTSQDGGIPLDILEEMEIDGEWKTSRNETEHNREGGVRQRRQAEGNGTDVDIRSGAAEEVEEERGEGGGGGGGGGGAVIVIREQAVENKTNIGAEVTAEQRSEMSSVITEPTGEHEEGSNISLTSKLLLSKKVSTKEQNSSQNMNKNYSTSKPEQPQVLEYNNTADRNLTGIALSLDYDDYSQEVNNTSDEYATNEIKPRSGEVRYQHHYIAAEEILWDYGVRKPHQLIKPREMHRGMRKFLPQYKKVVFRAYRDEGFQEPVSRGELQEHLGIMGPLIRTEINDLLTVIFKNKASRPYSFHLHGIYDRSQGAGIAQTHASSVPPGVPGDPLAPGEVRRYTWRITRMQGPTDTEFDCKTGAYYSTVDKERDLHSGLIGPMVICKAGTIKPHHFTQPHVQEFSLLFHTFDETKSWYLEQNLMRYCAPPCYASTDDPWYHISNKFAAINGYVAETLPGLLVAQNQQVRWYLLNVGSDGEYHAVQFHGLPFTLHTKQEHRMGVYNLFPGVFGTLEMRPSTVGTWLVECAIGDYQQAGMRAKLLVHNPQCMLPLGMKSGRIEDSQITASDYVDNWKPELARLDQSGYINAWMGKNKRSWIQVDLWNPTLLHGVQTQGVRAKLRDNYIIVFTVSYSLDQEVWTTYRGSSTSQTPIFYGNMDSSKIKRNRFIPPFVARYVRIHPVDFEQRPALRLELLGCDLNSCSLPLGLQKGLIPDPSISASSFYSSLLLSWTPSLARLHQEGRANAWRPKNSNPHEWLQVDLGKVKRITGVVTQGARSLLTQMMVTEFSVTVSHDGHSWSSVLEENSQREKIFTGNENSDEEAFTVFDLPLFGRYLRIHPRGWINSIALRLEILGCDTQQSV comes from the exons ATGGATGACATGTTTCTACTGCTGGTGGTGCTGATGATCCGCTGGTCCGGAGGACAGGTGCAGCAGCCTGCCGCCGCGGTGAGAGAGTATTACATAGCAGCTGTAGAAATCGGTTGGGATTATACCCACCTGGACGATGCTGACCCGGCATCTGACCAAAG gaagAGGTATAAAGATATGCCTCAAAAATACATCAAGGCCGTTTACAGGGAGTATCTAGACGCCACATACACTGTACCAAAAACGAGACCTGAATGGACAG GTATTCTAGGCCCGGTGATTGTAGCCCAGGCTGGTGAAAGGGTGGTCGTCCACTTCAAAAACCTGGCCTCTCAGCCCTACAGCATCAGCCCTGTGGGGATAACCTACTGGAAACAATCAGAAG GAGTTGGGTATGATGACTCCACAGGAGGCCAAGAGAAGGAAGATGATGCTGTCTTTCCTGGAGGATATTTTGAGTATGTGTGGGACATCAGCCCCAAGGACGGCCCCACCACCAGTGACCCTGAGTGCCTTACCTATTCTTACTCATCCCAAGTGGACACAGTTCGAGATATGAACTCAGGACTCATTGGTGCACTGCTCATCTGCAAAACAA GTGCCTTCACAGAAAATGGCTTGAGGAAAAATCCAGCATTTGTCCTGCTGTTCGCTGTGTTTGATGAGACCAAGAGCTGGTATGGAGAAGTAGGAGAAAGGAGGAGCAGTGAGAACTTCAAGAGGGGCAACAACAGGAAGGAATACCATACCATCAATGGATATGTCAACTCTACATTGCCTG gtttgAAAATGTGTCAAGGCCGTACTCATGTGACTTGGCATCTGATCGGGATGGGCACCGCTCCAGAAATCCACTCCATTCAGTTTCAGCATCACTCTCTTGAG GTTTTGTCCCATCGTAAGGTCACAATGGAGATGACCCCTATGACCTTCATCACTGCAGAAATGAGACCTGCTGTTGTAGGCCGCTTCCTCATCAGCTGTCGGATACATGACCATCAATATT ATGGAATGAACGCTATTTTCACGGTGGAGAAATGTcctgaccctgtccttatccCGGGTCCTGACTTGCGCAATGTCAAACACAATGATGAAGACTACGGCAACGATTATAGTGACGATTACAGTTATGAACTCAGTGAGGATTTGTTCAACACCATAAACTACCAGCCTAAGAAACCCCTATTTCAAGCCAGGGGCAGCAGAGGAGATCAGTTCAAAACCTGGGAACATTACATTGCCATTGAAGAAGTCACCTGGGACTACGCTCCTCATCTCAAACCAACCGACAG TGAGTTTCAGTCAAGATATTTTAAACCAGCTCCCCATCACCTGGAATACAAGTACAAGAAGGCAGTGTATGTGGAATACACAGATGCATCTTTCACTCAGAGGAAAAACCCAGCTAGGACACTCCTGGGTCCGCTTCTGAAAGGAAAAGTCAACGATGAAATCATT ATCACTTTGAGAAATTTGGCCAGTCGCCCTTTTAATATCTACCCCAATGGTCTTACCAGGATCCATCTCGTGCAGAGAGACACACCAG GTGCAGAGAAAGACTTGCGCTCCATGGGAGTTTCCCCCAATGAGACGTTAACTTACGTTTGGAGACTAACTCCTGATGATGGACCCTTGAATGAAGACCCCCAGTGTCTCACCCAGCTGTATCAGAGCACTGTATCCCCAGAGAGGGACTTGGCCTCTGGACTGGTGGGCACCTTACTGATTTGCAAGAACAACGCCATCGATACAAGAGGACGTCTG TTTGGGCCAGATAAAGAGTGGAGCATAATATTTGCTGTGTTTGATGAGAACAAAAGTTGgtacattaaagaaaacatgcTGCAGTCCAAGAAAAACCCCTGCAACACCACCGACCCATCATTCTACAACTCCAACGTCATTTACA GTGTGAATGGCATCATGTTCAGCGGCCGTCAGTTTGTGATTTGTAAAACTGATGTTGCCTTCTGGCATGTAGCCAATGTGGGTACCCAGAGTGATTTCCTCTCCGTTTACTTCACTGGAAACCTCTTCCAGTACCAGGACCTCTATCAGTCTGTCCTTACCCTGTTCCCCATGACTGGTGTGACCGTCACCATGGAACCTGACGTGATGG GTGAGTGGGAGATCAGTGCCTTTGATGGCAGCCTCAGGAGTCGGGGAATGAGTATCTATTACACAGTTCGTCCTTGTGACAATGGAGACCTCCCACTGGTTGATCATGATACGGATGAAGACGATATCTCCGAATTTATTGATCAGCTCGATCTACAGCCGAGGGGCAAAAGCCCCCAAAATCGCACGATATGGATTAGAGTATGTAACAAAACCCTTATTAACAACActcagtcagtgaacatatctGGTCAAAATGTCACTGACAGTAAAACTGAAGGGACTGGGGTAGAAGGACAGCCAGGGTGTCAGCTGAAGAAGGTGACAGTAACCTCACAGGATGGAGGAATCCCACTGGATATCTTGGAGGAAATGGAGATAGATGGCGAGTGGAAAACCTCTCGCAATGAGACTGAACACAACAGAGAGGGAGGTGTGAGGCAAAGAAGACAAGCTGAGGGCAATGGGACAGATGTAGATATCAGGTCTGGAGCTGCAGAAGAAgtagaggaagaaagaggagaaggagggggaggaggagggggaggagggggagctgTGATAGTGATACGAGAACAAGCAGTGGAAAATAAGACCAACATTGGAGCTGAGGTGACAGCTGAGCAAAGGAGCGAAATGTCAAGTGTTATCACTGAGCCAACAGGAGAGCATGAGGAGGGCAGCAACATCTCCCTGACCAGCAAATTATTGTTGAGCAAGAAGGTCTCAACTAAAGAACAAAATAGTTcacaaaacatgaataaaaactacagTACATCCAAACCTGAGCAACCTCAAGTCCTGGAATACAACAACACCGCTGATAGAAACCTAACAGGCATCGCTCTGTCCCTTGATTATGATGACTACAGCCAAGAG GTGAACAACACATCAGACGAATATGCCACAAATGAGATTAAGCCGCGATCTGGAGAGGTCAGGTATCAGCACCACTATATTGCTGCAGAAGAGATTCTCTGGGACTACGGTGTCAGGAAACCACATCAGCTCATCAAACCCAG AGAAATGCATCGAGGGATGAGGAAGTTCTTGCCCCAGTATAAGAAAGTGGTGTTTCGAGCCTATAGAGATGAAGGGTTCCAAGAGCCTGTGAGCAGAGGAGAGCTCCAGGAGCACCTAGGAATCATGGGACCTTTAATAAGGACAGAGATTAATGATCTCCTCACT gtcattttcaaaaacaaggCATCCAGGCCTTACTCCTTTCACCTTCATGGCATCTACGATCGCAGCCAGGGGGCTGGCATTGCCCAAACACATGCCTCCTCTGTTCCACCTGGGGTTCCAGGAGATCCTCTGGCTCCTGGGGAGGTGCGGAGGTATACCTGGAGAATAACCAGGATGCAAGGACCAACAGATACTGAATTTGACTGCAAGACTGGGGCTTACTATTCAACTGTGGACAAG GAGAGGGACCTTCATTCAGGTCTGATTGGTCCCATGGTTATCTGTAAGGCTGGTACCATCAAGCCTCATCATTTCACACAGCCACATGTCCAGGAGTTCTCCCTCCTTTTCCACACTTTTGATGAAACTAAAAGCTGGTATTTGGAGCAGAACCTGATGCGGTACTGTGCTCCACCCTGCTATGCCAGCACTGATGACCCCTGGTATCACATCAGCAACAAATTTGCAG CGATAAATGGATATGTGGCAGAAACACTTCCTGGTCTGTTGGTCGCTCAGAACCAGCAAGTCAGGTGGTATCTGCTCAATGTAGGAAGTGATGGAGAGTACCATGCTGTACAGTTCCATGGTTTACCTTTCACTCTTCATACCAAGCAGGAACACCGTATGGGGGTGTACAACCTCTTCCCTG GAGTGTTTGGAACATTGGAGATGAGACCCTCCACTGTTGGCACATGGCTGGTGGAGTGTGCTATAGGGGATTACCAGCAGGCTGGGATGAGGGCTAAACTACTGGTCCATAATCCAC AATGTATGTTGCCTCTGGGAATGAAATCAGGAAGAATTGAGGATTCCCAAATCACAGCATCGGATTACGTAG ATAACTGGAAGCCAGAGCTGGCAAGACTGGATCAGTCTGGTTATATCAATGCCTGGATGGGCAAGAACAAGAGGTCGTGGATACAG GTTGACCTTTGGAATCCTACGCTGCTGCATGgtgtgcagacacagggagTCAGGGCAAAGCTGAGGGACAACTACATCATAGTCTTCACCGTATCCTACAGTCTGGACCAGGAAGTCTGGACCACTTACAGAGGAAGCAGCACCAGTCAGACCCCT ATTTTTTACGGGAACATGGACAGTTCAAAGATAAAACGCAACCGCTTCATTCCGCCATTTGTTGCTCGCTATGTTAGAATTCACCCTGTGGACTTTGAACAGCGGCCAGCTCTTCGACTGGAGCTGCTGGGCTGCGATCTGAACA GTTGCTCGCTCCCTCTTGGCCTCCAGAAGGGATTGATTCCAGACCCCAGCATTAGTGCCTCTTCATTTTATTCCTCTTTGCTGCTCAGCTGGACCCCCAGCCTTGCTCGCCTCCATCAGGAAGGCAGAGCCAATGCCTGGAGGCCAAAg AACAGTAACCCCCACGAGTGGCTGCAGGTTGATTTGGGGAAAGTGAAGCGAATCACAGGTGTCGTGACCCAAGGAGCACGATCACTTCTGACTCAAATGATGGTGACAGAGTTCTCAGTCACTGTTAGTCATGATGGACACTCCTGGAGCAGCGTGTTGGAAGAGAACTCCCAAAGAGAGAAG ATATTTACTGGAAATGAAAATTCAGACGAGGAAGCATTCACAGTTTTTGATCTGCCTCTATTCGGCCGCTACCTTCGTATTCACCCGCGAGGTTGGATCAATAGCATTGCTCTGCGTCTGGAAATCCTGGGATGCGACACACAGCAGAGTGTCTGA
- the f8 gene encoding coagulation factor VIII isoform X2 → MDDMFLLLVVLMIRWSGGQVQQPAAAVREYYIAAVEIGWDYTHLDDADPASDQRKRYKDMPQKYIKAVYREYLDATYTVPKTRPEWTGILGPVIVAQAGERVVVHFKNLASQPYSISPVGITYWKQSEGVGYDDSTGGQEKEDDAVFPGGYFEYVWDISPKDGPTTSDPECLTYSYSSQVDTVRDMNSGLIGALLICKTSAFTENGLRKNPAFVLLFAVFDETKSWYGEVGERRSSENFKRGNNRKEYHTINGYVNSTLPGLKMCQGRTHVTWHLIGMGTAPEIHSIQFQHHSLEVLSHRKVTMEMTPMTFITAEMRPAVVGRFLISCRIHDHQYYGMNAIFTVEKCPDPVLIPGPDLRNVKHNDEDYGNDYSDDYSYELSEDLFNTINYQPKKPLFQARGSRGDQFKTWEHYIAIEEVTWDYAPHLKPTDSEFQSRYFKPAPHHLEYKYKKAVYVEYTDASFTQRKNPARTLLGPLLKGKVNDEIIITLRNLASRPFNIYPNGLTRIHLVQRDTPEKDLRSMGVSPNETLTYVWRLTPDDGPLNEDPQCLTQLYQSTVSPERDLASGLVGTLLICKNNAIDTRGRLFGPDKEWSIIFAVFDENKSWYIKENMLQSKKNPCNTTDPSFYNSNVIYSVNGIMFSGRQFVICKTDVAFWHVANVGTQSDFLSVYFTGNLFQYQDLYQSVLTLFPMTGVTVTMEPDVMGEWEISAFDGSLRSRGMSIYYTVRPCDNGDLPLVDHDTDEDDISEFIDQLDLQPRGKSPQNRTIWIRVCNKTLINNTQSVNISGQNVTDSKTEGTGVEGQPGCQLKKVTVTSQDGGIPLDILEEMEIDGEWKTSRNETEHNREGGVRQRRQAEGNGTDVDIRSGAAEEVEEERGEGGGGGGGGGGAVIVIREQAVENKTNIGAEVTAEQRSEMSSVITEPTGEHEEGSNISLTSKLLLSKKVSTKEQNSSQNMNKNYSTSKPEQPQVLEYNNTADRNLTGIALSLDYDDYSQEVNNTSDEYATNEIKPRSGEVRYQHHYIAAEEILWDYGVRKPHQLIKPREMHRGMRKFLPQYKKVVFRAYRDEGFQEPVSRGELQEHLGIMGPLIRTEINDLLTVIFKNKASRPYSFHLHGIYDRSQGAGIAQTHASSVPPGVPGDPLAPGEVRRYTWRITRMQGPTDTEFDCKTGAYYSTVDKERDLHSGLIGPMVICKAGTIKPHHFTQPHVQEFSLLFHTFDETKSWYLEQNLMRYCAPPCYASTDDPWYHISNKFAAINGYVAETLPGLLVAQNQQVRWYLLNVGSDGEYHAVQFHGLPFTLHTKQEHRMGVYNLFPGVFGTLEMRPSTVGTWLVECAIGDYQQAGMRAKLLVHNPQCMLPLGMKSGRIEDSQITASDYVDNWKPELARLDQSGYINAWMGKNKRSWIQVDLWNPTLLHGVQTQGVRAKLRDNYIIVFTVSYSLDQEVWTTYRGSSTSQTPIFYGNMDSSKIKRNRFIPPFVARYVRIHPVDFEQRPALRLELLGCDLNSCSLPLGLQKGLIPDPSISASSFYSSLLLSWTPSLARLHQEGRANAWRPKNSNPHEWLQVDLGKVKRITGVVTQGARSLLTQMMVTEFSVTVSHDGHSWSSVLEENSQREKIFTGNENSDEEAFTVFDLPLFGRYLRIHPRGWINSIALRLEILGCDTQQSV, encoded by the exons ATGGATGACATGTTTCTACTGCTGGTGGTGCTGATGATCCGCTGGTCCGGAGGACAGGTGCAGCAGCCTGCCGCCGCGGTGAGAGAGTATTACATAGCAGCTGTAGAAATCGGTTGGGATTATACCCACCTGGACGATGCTGACCCGGCATCTGACCAAAG gaagAGGTATAAAGATATGCCTCAAAAATACATCAAGGCCGTTTACAGGGAGTATCTAGACGCCACATACACTGTACCAAAAACGAGACCTGAATGGACAG GTATTCTAGGCCCGGTGATTGTAGCCCAGGCTGGTGAAAGGGTGGTCGTCCACTTCAAAAACCTGGCCTCTCAGCCCTACAGCATCAGCCCTGTGGGGATAACCTACTGGAAACAATCAGAAG GAGTTGGGTATGATGACTCCACAGGAGGCCAAGAGAAGGAAGATGATGCTGTCTTTCCTGGAGGATATTTTGAGTATGTGTGGGACATCAGCCCCAAGGACGGCCCCACCACCAGTGACCCTGAGTGCCTTACCTATTCTTACTCATCCCAAGTGGACACAGTTCGAGATATGAACTCAGGACTCATTGGTGCACTGCTCATCTGCAAAACAA GTGCCTTCACAGAAAATGGCTTGAGGAAAAATCCAGCATTTGTCCTGCTGTTCGCTGTGTTTGATGAGACCAAGAGCTGGTATGGAGAAGTAGGAGAAAGGAGGAGCAGTGAGAACTTCAAGAGGGGCAACAACAGGAAGGAATACCATACCATCAATGGATATGTCAACTCTACATTGCCTG gtttgAAAATGTGTCAAGGCCGTACTCATGTGACTTGGCATCTGATCGGGATGGGCACCGCTCCAGAAATCCACTCCATTCAGTTTCAGCATCACTCTCTTGAG GTTTTGTCCCATCGTAAGGTCACAATGGAGATGACCCCTATGACCTTCATCACTGCAGAAATGAGACCTGCTGTTGTAGGCCGCTTCCTCATCAGCTGTCGGATACATGACCATCAATATT ATGGAATGAACGCTATTTTCACGGTGGAGAAATGTcctgaccctgtccttatccCGGGTCCTGACTTGCGCAATGTCAAACACAATGATGAAGACTACGGCAACGATTATAGTGACGATTACAGTTATGAACTCAGTGAGGATTTGTTCAACACCATAAACTACCAGCCTAAGAAACCCCTATTTCAAGCCAGGGGCAGCAGAGGAGATCAGTTCAAAACCTGGGAACATTACATTGCCATTGAAGAAGTCACCTGGGACTACGCTCCTCATCTCAAACCAACCGACAG TGAGTTTCAGTCAAGATATTTTAAACCAGCTCCCCATCACCTGGAATACAAGTACAAGAAGGCAGTGTATGTGGAATACACAGATGCATCTTTCACTCAGAGGAAAAACCCAGCTAGGACACTCCTGGGTCCGCTTCTGAAAGGAAAAGTCAACGATGAAATCATT ATCACTTTGAGAAATTTGGCCAGTCGCCCTTTTAATATCTACCCCAATGGTCTTACCAGGATCCATCTCGTGCAGAGAGACACACCAG AGAAAGACTTGCGCTCCATGGGAGTTTCCCCCAATGAGACGTTAACTTACGTTTGGAGACTAACTCCTGATGATGGACCCTTGAATGAAGACCCCCAGTGTCTCACCCAGCTGTATCAGAGCACTGTATCCCCAGAGAGGGACTTGGCCTCTGGACTGGTGGGCACCTTACTGATTTGCAAGAACAACGCCATCGATACAAGAGGACGTCTG TTTGGGCCAGATAAAGAGTGGAGCATAATATTTGCTGTGTTTGATGAGAACAAAAGTTGgtacattaaagaaaacatgcTGCAGTCCAAGAAAAACCCCTGCAACACCACCGACCCATCATTCTACAACTCCAACGTCATTTACA GTGTGAATGGCATCATGTTCAGCGGCCGTCAGTTTGTGATTTGTAAAACTGATGTTGCCTTCTGGCATGTAGCCAATGTGGGTACCCAGAGTGATTTCCTCTCCGTTTACTTCACTGGAAACCTCTTCCAGTACCAGGACCTCTATCAGTCTGTCCTTACCCTGTTCCCCATGACTGGTGTGACCGTCACCATGGAACCTGACGTGATGG GTGAGTGGGAGATCAGTGCCTTTGATGGCAGCCTCAGGAGTCGGGGAATGAGTATCTATTACACAGTTCGTCCTTGTGACAATGGAGACCTCCCACTGGTTGATCATGATACGGATGAAGACGATATCTCCGAATTTATTGATCAGCTCGATCTACAGCCGAGGGGCAAAAGCCCCCAAAATCGCACGATATGGATTAGAGTATGTAACAAAACCCTTATTAACAACActcagtcagtgaacatatctGGTCAAAATGTCACTGACAGTAAAACTGAAGGGACTGGGGTAGAAGGACAGCCAGGGTGTCAGCTGAAGAAGGTGACAGTAACCTCACAGGATGGAGGAATCCCACTGGATATCTTGGAGGAAATGGAGATAGATGGCGAGTGGAAAACCTCTCGCAATGAGACTGAACACAACAGAGAGGGAGGTGTGAGGCAAAGAAGACAAGCTGAGGGCAATGGGACAGATGTAGATATCAGGTCTGGAGCTGCAGAAGAAgtagaggaagaaagaggagaaggagggggaggaggagggggaggagggggagctgTGATAGTGATACGAGAACAAGCAGTGGAAAATAAGACCAACATTGGAGCTGAGGTGACAGCTGAGCAAAGGAGCGAAATGTCAAGTGTTATCACTGAGCCAACAGGAGAGCATGAGGAGGGCAGCAACATCTCCCTGACCAGCAAATTATTGTTGAGCAAGAAGGTCTCAACTAAAGAACAAAATAGTTcacaaaacatgaataaaaactacagTACATCCAAACCTGAGCAACCTCAAGTCCTGGAATACAACAACACCGCTGATAGAAACCTAACAGGCATCGCTCTGTCCCTTGATTATGATGACTACAGCCAAGAG GTGAACAACACATCAGACGAATATGCCACAAATGAGATTAAGCCGCGATCTGGAGAGGTCAGGTATCAGCACCACTATATTGCTGCAGAAGAGATTCTCTGGGACTACGGTGTCAGGAAACCACATCAGCTCATCAAACCCAG AGAAATGCATCGAGGGATGAGGAAGTTCTTGCCCCAGTATAAGAAAGTGGTGTTTCGAGCCTATAGAGATGAAGGGTTCCAAGAGCCTGTGAGCAGAGGAGAGCTCCAGGAGCACCTAGGAATCATGGGACCTTTAATAAGGACAGAGATTAATGATCTCCTCACT gtcattttcaaaaacaaggCATCCAGGCCTTACTCCTTTCACCTTCATGGCATCTACGATCGCAGCCAGGGGGCTGGCATTGCCCAAACACATGCCTCCTCTGTTCCACCTGGGGTTCCAGGAGATCCTCTGGCTCCTGGGGAGGTGCGGAGGTATACCTGGAGAATAACCAGGATGCAAGGACCAACAGATACTGAATTTGACTGCAAGACTGGGGCTTACTATTCAACTGTGGACAAG GAGAGGGACCTTCATTCAGGTCTGATTGGTCCCATGGTTATCTGTAAGGCTGGTACCATCAAGCCTCATCATTTCACACAGCCACATGTCCAGGAGTTCTCCCTCCTTTTCCACACTTTTGATGAAACTAAAAGCTGGTATTTGGAGCAGAACCTGATGCGGTACTGTGCTCCACCCTGCTATGCCAGCACTGATGACCCCTGGTATCACATCAGCAACAAATTTGCAG CGATAAATGGATATGTGGCAGAAACACTTCCTGGTCTGTTGGTCGCTCAGAACCAGCAAGTCAGGTGGTATCTGCTCAATGTAGGAAGTGATGGAGAGTACCATGCTGTACAGTTCCATGGTTTACCTTTCACTCTTCATACCAAGCAGGAACACCGTATGGGGGTGTACAACCTCTTCCCTG GAGTGTTTGGAACATTGGAGATGAGACCCTCCACTGTTGGCACATGGCTGGTGGAGTGTGCTATAGGGGATTACCAGCAGGCTGGGATGAGGGCTAAACTACTGGTCCATAATCCAC AATGTATGTTGCCTCTGGGAATGAAATCAGGAAGAATTGAGGATTCCCAAATCACAGCATCGGATTACGTAG ATAACTGGAAGCCAGAGCTGGCAAGACTGGATCAGTCTGGTTATATCAATGCCTGGATGGGCAAGAACAAGAGGTCGTGGATACAG GTTGACCTTTGGAATCCTACGCTGCTGCATGgtgtgcagacacagggagTCAGGGCAAAGCTGAGGGACAACTACATCATAGTCTTCACCGTATCCTACAGTCTGGACCAGGAAGTCTGGACCACTTACAGAGGAAGCAGCACCAGTCAGACCCCT ATTTTTTACGGGAACATGGACAGTTCAAAGATAAAACGCAACCGCTTCATTCCGCCATTTGTTGCTCGCTATGTTAGAATTCACCCTGTGGACTTTGAACAGCGGCCAGCTCTTCGACTGGAGCTGCTGGGCTGCGATCTGAACA GTTGCTCGCTCCCTCTTGGCCTCCAGAAGGGATTGATTCCAGACCCCAGCATTAGTGCCTCTTCATTTTATTCCTCTTTGCTGCTCAGCTGGACCCCCAGCCTTGCTCGCCTCCATCAGGAAGGCAGAGCCAATGCCTGGAGGCCAAAg AACAGTAACCCCCACGAGTGGCTGCAGGTTGATTTGGGGAAAGTGAAGCGAATCACAGGTGTCGTGACCCAAGGAGCACGATCACTTCTGACTCAAATGATGGTGACAGAGTTCTCAGTCACTGTTAGTCATGATGGACACTCCTGGAGCAGCGTGTTGGAAGAGAACTCCCAAAGAGAGAAG ATATTTACTGGAAATGAAAATTCAGACGAGGAAGCATTCACAGTTTTTGATCTGCCTCTATTCGGCCGCTACCTTCGTATTCACCCGCGAGGTTGGATCAATAGCATTGCTCTGCGTCTGGAAATCCTGGGATGCGACACACAGCAGAGTGTCTGA